One Paenibacillus riograndensis SBR5 DNA segment encodes these proteins:
- a CDS encoding uroporphyrinogen decarboxylase family protein encodes MSTWSRQERFQAILSGERADRPIVSGWRHFIDKEQNADDLAGTTIAFTRQYDWDWVKINPRATYLAEAWGNEYDFGHYQTVFPRQLTTVVPAAARLWQLEAKKATQSPPLLEQLEAVAKIRRGLPDTPLIQTVFSPLTVLLFIVGRSAYVYPTVFGIEQPVTLESLFQEHRAAAHHALHAIALTMADYVQELKRAGSDGLFYAVTGTAHPGMFDEASFNEFSRPYDSIVLDAAGYGKNVLHTCGAYAHPERFNDYPVDGISWDTKAEGNPGLEAAVTATKVGGVDHALFAANDIAQIQQQASEALRQMKDQPFILAPNCAIPLSVTDEALVQLKKSVFEGEIRV; translated from the coding sequence GTGAGTACATGGAGCAGACAGGAACGGTTTCAGGCCATTTTATCGGGGGAGCGGGCGGACCGGCCCATCGTCAGCGGCTGGCGCCATTTTATTGACAAGGAGCAGAACGCGGACGATCTGGCCGGGACGACCATCGCTTTTACCAGGCAATATGATTGGGACTGGGTGAAGATCAACCCCAGAGCCACCTATTTGGCTGAAGCTTGGGGAAATGAATATGATTTCGGCCATTATCAGACTGTATTTCCCCGGCAGCTTACAACGGTGGTTCCGGCAGCAGCCCGGTTGTGGCAGCTTGAAGCGAAAAAGGCCACACAATCACCCCCGCTATTGGAGCAGCTTGAAGCTGTAGCCAAAATCCGCCGGGGGCTGCCGGATACCCCCTTAATCCAGACCGTCTTCTCCCCGCTGACAGTGCTGCTGTTTATTGTCGGGCGTTCCGCTTATGTGTACCCGACCGTGTTCGGCATCGAACAGCCGGTGACCCTGGAATCGCTGTTCCAAGAGCACCGGGCGGCGGCACATCATGCACTGCATGCGATCGCCCTGACTATGGCCGATTATGTGCAAGAGCTGAAGCGGGCTGGATCAGACGGCTTGTTCTATGCGGTGACGGGGACAGCACATCCGGGGATGTTCGATGAAGCGTCGTTCAACGAATTTTCGAGACCTTATGACAGTATTGTATTGGACGCAGCCGGCTACGGAAAAAATGTGCTCCATACCTGTGGGGCTTATGCGCATCCCGAGCGGTTCAACGACTATCCGGTGGACGGGATCAGCTGGGATACGAAGGCTGAAGGAAACCCGGGTCTGGAAGCTGCTGTGACAGCGACGAAGGTTGGGGGAGTCGATCATGCTCTGTTTGCCGCAAACGACATCGCGCAAATTCAGCAGCAGGCTTCGGAAGCACTGCGTCAGATGAAGGACCAGCCGTTTATACTCGCTCCCAACTGCGCGATTCCGCTGAGTGTTACCGACGAAGCACTGGTACAGTTAAAAAAATCTGTATTTGAAGGAGAGATCCGTGTATGA
- a CDS encoding methionine ABC transporter permease: protein MFSTTVTSEQFIQAIIDTVYMVGMSLFVGSLIGIPIGILLVVTRPGGVLENKLLYTLLNPVINIIRSLPFIILLVAIIPFTRMIVHTSIGTNAAIVPLILYIAPYIGRLVENSLLEVNPGIMEAAESMGATPFQVIRFFLLPEAVGSLILSLTTATIGLIGATAMAGTVGGGGVGDLAIVYGYQRFDTVVVVATVVILVIFVQGIQSLGNSLARKIRRY from the coding sequence ATGTTCTCAACAACAGTGACCAGTGAGCAGTTTATACAAGCGATCATCGATACGGTCTATATGGTGGGGATGTCCTTGTTCGTAGGCTCGTTGATCGGGATCCCCATCGGCATCCTGCTCGTCGTTACCCGTCCCGGGGGTGTTCTGGAGAACAAGCTGCTGTATACCTTGCTCAATCCGGTCATTAACATCATTCGTTCTCTGCCCTTTATCATTTTGCTGGTCGCGATCATTCCGTTCACCCGGATGATTGTCCACACCTCCATCGGGACGAACGCCGCAATCGTGCCGCTCATCCTGTATATCGCGCCGTACATCGGACGTCTGGTCGAGAACTCCCTGCTTGAGGTGAATCCGGGCATTATGGAAGCGGCGGAATCGATGGGTGCCACACCGTTTCAGGTTATCCGCTTCTTCTTACTGCCGGAGGCTGTCGGCTCGCTGATTTTGTCCTTGACCACTGCAACCATCGGATTGATTGGCGCAACGGCGATGGCCGGAACAGTCGGCGGCGGCGGCGTCGGAGACTTGGCGATTGTGTACGGGTACCAACGGTTTGACACTGTGGTTGTAGTTGCGACAGTGGTGATACTTGTTATTTTCGTACAGGGAATTCAATCTTTGGGCAACTCGCTGGCGAGAAAGATCCGCCGGTACTAG
- a CDS encoding methionine ABC transporter ATP-binding protein, with product MIELRDVYKTYLRKGISNDAIKGVQLKVEKGDIFGVIGYSGAGKSTLIRLVNYLERPTKGQVFVDGHDLGAYSDKELRAAKKNIGMIFQHFNLLESKKVFDNVAIPLVLLKKNKNEIHQRVMELLEFVGLSDKAGSYPSELSGGQKQRVGIARALASNPSVLLCDEATSALDPQTTRSILQLLKKINAEYHITIMIITHEMSVIQEICNKVAVMEGGRIIEQGSVLEVFGHPQHPTTQNFVSTVIQTSMTSSMRKTLITDEGSRMYKLEFFGERASEPVLYELIRSSDVKVNILFANMTEIQDTTLGTMIIQLKGSSEEMDKALDFLKRREIDLEEVDKHVLNNSDQ from the coding sequence ATGATCGAATTAAGAGACGTTTACAAGACGTATCTCCGCAAGGGAATCTCGAATGATGCCATTAAGGGAGTTCAGCTGAAGGTTGAGAAAGGCGATATCTTCGGAGTGATAGGCTATAGCGGCGCAGGCAAGAGCACGCTGATCCGGCTGGTCAATTACTTGGAAAGGCCGACGAAAGGACAGGTGTTCGTCGACGGGCATGATTTGGGAGCGTACAGCGATAAAGAGCTGCGTGCCGCCAAAAAAAATATCGGCATGATCTTTCAGCATTTCAACCTGCTGGAATCCAAAAAGGTTTTTGACAATGTGGCAATCCCCCTTGTGCTGCTGAAAAAGAATAAAAACGAGATTCACCAGCGCGTCATGGAACTGCTCGAGTTCGTGGGCCTGAGCGACAAAGCCGGCAGCTATCCGAGCGAATTGTCGGGAGGACAGAAGCAGCGGGTGGGAATTGCCCGTGCGCTGGCTTCGAACCCTTCAGTGCTGCTATGCGATGAAGCGACCTCGGCGCTCGACCCGCAGACGACCCGCTCTATTTTACAATTGCTCAAGAAGATTAACGCGGAATATCATATTACGATCATGATTATTACCCATGAAATGTCTGTCATACAGGAGATTTGCAATAAGGTGGCGGTGATGGAAGGCGGCCGGATCATTGAGCAGGGCAGCGTGCTGGAGGTATTCGGGCATCCGCAGCATCCGACGACACAAAATTTTGTGAGCACGGTTATTCAGACCAGTATGACAAGCAGCATGCGCAAAACATTGATTACAGATGAGGGAAGCCGCATGTACAAGCTGGAATTCTTCGGGGAACGCGCCTCAGAGCCGGTATTGTACGAGCTTATTCGGTCCAGTGATGTCAAGGTTAATATTCTGTTTGCCAATATGACAGAGATTCAGGACACCACCCTGGGGACGATGATCATTCAACTTAAGGGGAGTTCAGAGGAAATGGACAAGGCGCTGGATTTCCTGAAGCGTAGAGAAATCGATTTGGAGGAGGTGGACAAACATGTTCTCAACAACAGTGACCAGTGA
- a CDS encoding amidohydrolase yields MMPVKLQDEMMQALEQHLIDVRRSLHREPELSYEEFKTTDKLRTWLAGAHISVLDLPLPTGLIAQVGQNEGPVVAIRCDIDALPVEEQTGLPFASEIPGKMHACGHDFHTAVILGAAMLLKAREAELPGKVKILFQPAEETGHGAESVLASGGLGDVAAIFGLHNSPELPTGSFGTRTGPLTAGVDRFEISVEGIGAHAATPENGVDAIVTAAQIITALQTIVSRQCGAMETVVLSVTRINGGHTWNVLPERVELEGTVRTYNEEIRASMPEKITRIIEGIAGAAGAKARLHWAPGPPATINDGVWADFSKEIAGQAGYEVHDIPPQMGGEDFALYLQQIPGAFVNIGTGPAYALHHPRFDVDEAALLPAARYFALLAEQALVQLKERA; encoded by the coding sequence ATGATGCCGGTGAAACTGCAGGATGAAATGATGCAAGCACTGGAGCAACACCTGATTGACGTTCGCAGAAGTCTGCATCGCGAGCCGGAATTATCTTACGAAGAATTTAAGACAACGGACAAGCTGCGGACATGGCTGGCCGGGGCTCATATTTCCGTCTTGGATCTTCCTTTGCCAACGGGGCTTATTGCCCAGGTCGGGCAGAATGAAGGGCCGGTGGTGGCGATCCGCTGCGATATCGATGCCCTTCCGGTTGAGGAACAGACCGGGCTGCCGTTTGCGTCGGAAATTCCGGGGAAAATGCACGCCTGCGGGCACGATTTTCATACAGCGGTCATTCTGGGAGCTGCGATGCTGCTCAAAGCCCGTGAAGCCGAGCTGCCGGGCAAAGTGAAGATTTTGTTTCAGCCAGCGGAGGAAACCGGTCATGGCGCCGAGAGTGTGCTCGCTTCGGGAGGACTGGGCGATGTGGCTGCGATATTCGGGCTGCATAACTCGCCGGAGCTGCCGACGGGAAGCTTCGGAACGAGAACAGGGCCTTTAACGGCGGGTGTCGACCGGTTTGAAATTTCGGTGGAAGGCATAGGCGCTCATGCCGCCACTCCGGAGAATGGGGTGGATGCGATCGTAACGGCAGCTCAGATCATTACCGCGCTCCAAACCATCGTCAGCCGTCAATGCGGTGCCATGGAAACGGTAGTGCTGAGTGTCACCCGGATCAACGGAGGCCATACCTGGAACGTACTGCCGGAACGGGTAGAACTGGAGGGAACCGTCCGCACTTATAATGAAGAAATTCGTGCAAGCATGCCGGAGAAGATCACCCGGATCATTGAAGGCATCGCCGGAGCTGCCGGAGCGAAGGCGCGGCTGCACTGGGCTCCGGGGCCGCCGGCGACGATCAATGACGGCGTCTGGGCCGACTTCAGCAAAGAGATCGCCGGGCAGGCCGGATATGAGGTTCATGATATCCCGCCGCAAATGGGGGGAGAGGATTTTGCGCTGTATTTGCAGCAAATCCCGGGCGCTTTTGTAAACATCGGCACGGGTCCTGCTTATGCACTGCATCATCCGCGTTTCGACGTGGACGAAGCCGCTCTGCTGCCTGCCGCCCGTTATTTTGCGCTCCTGGCTGAGCAGGCGCTGGTACAGCTGAAAGAGCGGGCTTAG
- a CDS encoding trans-sulfuration enzyme family protein, with amino-acid sequence MDTRIIHESQSPDPLTGAISQSVIPAVAYAFPDAETAASVVAGEAEGVYYGRYGNPTSRTLEKKIAALEGGEDALGVSSGMAAISIALLGFLKHGDHVLVTKDVYGGTYNFLTSLAPRFGIECDFVDCTDTAAMLQAIKPNTKAVYIETPSNPKLTILDIKQITQACKLHKLPVIVDNTFMSPCLQKPLELGADVVVHSATKYINGHGDVLAGFVVGSKDVIRFMRKRLMGDLGQNLNAWDSFLILRGMKTMALRVERHCRNAQTVAEFLEAHPSIERVYYPGLESHPQHKLALAQMKGMGGIVSFEVKGGLTEGKKLINSLKLAMISFSLGDPETLVQHPASMTHASIPQKERVQFGITDGLIRVSVGLEDVDDIIADFEQALAALFPYSEQNSISK; translated from the coding sequence ATGGACACAAGGATTATTCATGAGAGCCAGTCCCCCGATCCCCTGACAGGCGCCATTTCCCAAAGCGTTATCCCTGCGGTTGCCTATGCGTTTCCTGATGCTGAAACAGCGGCGTCCGTGGTGGCAGGTGAAGCGGAAGGCGTGTATTACGGCAGATACGGGAATCCAACCTCGCGCACGCTGGAGAAAAAGATCGCCGCACTGGAAGGCGGTGAAGACGCGTTGGGGGTTTCCAGCGGTATGGCCGCCATCTCCATCGCCCTGCTTGGCTTCCTGAAGCATGGAGATCATGTCCTGGTAACAAAGGATGTGTACGGCGGCACCTATAACTTCTTAACTTCCCTCGCACCACGTTTCGGTATCGAATGCGACTTTGTTGACTGTACGGATACTGCCGCGATGCTCCAGGCGATTAAGCCCAATACGAAAGCTGTCTATATCGAAACACCCTCCAACCCGAAGCTGACGATCCTTGATATCAAGCAAATTACCCAAGCCTGCAAGCTGCATAAGCTTCCCGTTATAGTTGACAACACCTTCATGAGCCCTTGTCTGCAAAAACCTTTGGAGCTGGGAGCCGATGTTGTGGTGCATAGTGCTACTAAATACATCAATGGCCATGGGGATGTGCTGGCCGGATTCGTTGTAGGCAGCAAAGACGTAATCCGTTTTATGCGAAAAAGGCTGATGGGCGATTTGGGGCAGAATCTGAACGCCTGGGATTCATTTCTGATTCTGAGAGGGATGAAGACGATGGCCCTGCGGGTCGAAAGGCACTGCCGCAATGCCCAGACAGTCGCAGAATTTCTGGAGGCCCATCCTTCGATAGAAAGAGTATACTATCCGGGTCTTGAATCCCATCCCCAGCATAAACTGGCTCTTGCGCAGATGAAAGGCATGGGCGGTATCGTCTCGTTCGAAGTCAAGGGAGGGCTGACAGAAGGGAAGAAGCTGATCAACTCGCTTAAGCTGGCGATGATTTCCTTCAGCCTGGGGGATCCGGAAACGCTGGTGCAGCATCCGGCTTCTATGACCCATGCTTCCATTCCGCAGAAGGAGCGGGTTCAATTCGGGATCACGGACGGGTTGATCCGTGTTTCGGTCGGGCTGGAGGATGTGGACGATATTATCGCAGATTTCGAGCAAGCGCTGGCGGCGTTGTTTCCTTATTCGGAGCAGAACTCCATTTCTAAATAA
- a CDS encoding GntR family transcriptional regulator has protein sequence MSSSMLRTRRLSKDNTYFELKQKIIDNELKPGQNVHEESLAALLGVSRTPLREAIQRLENEDFLVRQPNGRLKVAPITVEELEEIFLVRGMLEGHIAKNAAKNATPQDIQHMTAMVEKTNQSLYLGSDKDALPFGFEFHDYLSEISGLHTFERILSQLRDHTLRYCRYVSLHGEWNSQAYEEHSLILQRIVERDEEGAEKVMQDHISNSLSTALKRLKTVDETRKD, from the coding sequence ATGAGCAGCTCAATGTTACGGACACGCAGGTTGTCCAAGGATAACACCTATTTTGAACTGAAGCAGAAGATCATTGACAATGAACTGAAACCAGGCCAGAACGTGCATGAAGAAAGCCTTGCCGCACTGCTCGGCGTCAGCCGTACTCCCTTGCGGGAGGCGATTCAACGATTGGAGAATGAGGATTTTCTAGTCCGCCAGCCAAACGGCAGGCTGAAGGTAGCGCCGATTACTGTGGAAGAGCTGGAAGAGATCTTTCTTGTCCGCGGCATGCTGGAAGGGCATATTGCCAAAAATGCCGCCAAAAACGCCACTCCGCAAGATATTCAACATATGACGGCGATGGTTGAAAAAACGAATCAATCTCTGTATTTAGGCTCTGATAAGGATGCTCTCCCGTTTGGCTTTGAATTTCATGATTATTTATCGGAAATAAGCGGCCTGCATACTTTTGAAAGAATTCTGAGCCAGCTCCGGGATCACACGCTCCGCTATTGCCGCTATGTCTCCCTGCACGGAGAATGGAATTCGCAGGCCTATGAAGAGCATAGCCTGATTCTGCAGAGGATCGTTGAGCGGGATGAAGAAGGCGCGGAAAAAGTGATGCAGGACCACATCTCGAACAGCTTGTCCACGGCGCTGAAACGTCTAAAAACGGTGGACGAAACCAGAAAGGACTGA
- a CDS encoding GNAT family N-acetyltransferase → MNEKKPINSSNLVIRNAVVDDIDTLRGIFRRASLTNEGVRELIAVHPEWLLWDDAMMPFTRVAVVDGRVVGFASVRPVDDFLELEDLFTDPDWMRQGVASALIEDIARHGMRVEVTANPYAIGFYESVGFAASGFANTQGGPAPRMLLDITRARP, encoded by the coding sequence ATGAATGAAAAAAAACCTATTAATTCGTCTAACCTCGTCATTAGAAATGCAGTTGTCGACGACATCGATACGCTGCGCGGCATCTTTCGCCGTGCATCGCTGACAAATGAGGGCGTCCGGGAACTGATCGCCGTTCATCCTGAGTGGCTCCTGTGGGACGACGCGATGATGCCGTTCACTCGTGTCGCTGTTGTTGACGGGCGGGTCGTCGGCTTTGCTTCGGTACGTCCTGTTGATGACTTTCTCGAACTTGAGGATCTGTTCACTGATCCTGACTGGATGCGCCAAGGTGTCGCTAGTGCTCTGATCGAAGACATTGCGCGGCACGGTATGCGTGTAGAGGTGACCGCCAACCCGTACGCGATAGGGTTTTACGAATCCGTTGGCTTTGCCGCTAGCGGATTCGCCAACACACAGGGTGGGCCGGCGCCGCGGATGCTCCTCGATATCACGCGTGCCAGACCTTGA
- a CDS encoding NAD(P)-dependent alcohol dehydrogenase, which produces MKAMVCSKYGSPENLHLIEMEKPVPKRKDLLIKVHASTVTAGDIRVRTFKSPVLLWLPMRLVLGLSKPRKPVLGVELAGEVVAVGSEVTRFKPGDPVYALTGMRFGGHAEYACLSEDAMVSIKPANTTFEEAASTLFGGTTALYFLRKANIQKGQKVLIYGASGTVGTFALQLARHFGAEVDGVCSTANLEWVKSLGASQVIDYTAEDCTQRGQQYDIIFDAVGKLPKAGCKKALKPNGSYVTVDGQGMAKVRLEDLQLLSELMEAGNIKSVIDRYYPLEQLAEAHRYVEQGHKKGSVVIRIGQGRG; this is translated from the coding sequence ATGAAAGCCATGGTATGCTCAAAATACGGTTCACCGGAAAATCTGCACCTCATAGAGATGGAAAAACCCGTCCCGAAGCGCAAAGATCTGCTGATCAAGGTTCATGCGTCAACTGTTACCGCAGGGGACATTAGAGTACGGACGTTTAAGAGTCCTGTCCTGCTATGGCTGCCAATGCGTCTTGTTTTAGGTCTCAGCAAACCCAGGAAACCTGTTCTGGGTGTGGAATTAGCCGGTGAAGTTGTAGCCGTAGGCAGTGAAGTCACGCGCTTTAAGCCAGGTGACCCGGTTTATGCCTTAACGGGGATGCGCTTTGGCGGACACGCTGAGTATGCCTGTCTGTCTGAAGACGCAATGGTGAGCATCAAACCGGCCAATACGACCTTTGAGGAAGCTGCCTCAACGCTATTTGGGGGAACCACGGCACTCTATTTTCTCAGAAAAGCGAACATCCAAAAGGGACAAAAGGTTCTGATCTATGGAGCATCAGGCACAGTAGGGACCTTCGCGCTGCAGCTTGCAAGACACTTTGGGGCAGAAGTTGACGGGGTATGCAGCACCGCAAATCTGGAATGGGTGAAATCGCTGGGCGCCTCTCAGGTAATTGACTACACGGCTGAAGATTGTACTCAAAGAGGTCAGCAGTATGACATCATCTTCGATGCCGTTGGCAAACTCCCCAAAGCCGGCTGCAAAAAAGCGCTGAAGCCAAACGGATCATACGTCACCGTAGATGGGCAGGGAATGGCCAAGGTACGCCTCGAGGATCTGCAGCTTCTATCAGAATTGATGGAGGCGGGTAACATTAAATCGGTGATCGACCGGTACTATCCGTTAGAACAACTGGCTGAGGCTCACCGGTATGTGGAACAAGGGCATAAGAAGGGCAGTGTAGTCATCAGGATAGGTCAGGGCAGGGGTTAA
- a CDS encoding LuxR C-terminal-related transcriptional regulator, producing the protein MTITIVSAKLFIPPARSKSVVRPRLLERLNGSLQGKLTVLSAAAGYGKTTLASEWLAVCGRRATWLSLDAGDNDPARFLTYLFAACRSIGVNIGEGVFAVLQSPQPPPAESLLTALLNEISSDSEPSILVLDDYHVITAEPVNQAVAFLLEHLPPQMHLVIATREDPPLPLPRLRVRHQLTELRAADLRFNAAEAAEFLGGVMGLTLSAKDVMLLESRTEGWIAGLQLAALSMQGRNDTTGFIQSFTGSHKFVLDYLIEEVLQQQPASIQAFLQFTSVLDKMCGPLCDAVLGKDSEGASRSTGQRTLEYLEHANLFLIPLDNERRWYRYHHLFADLLRERLNQGFFPSEGGKEKTVSELHLRASQWYEDNGFELEAFHHAAAAGDTRRAARLTEGEGMPLLFRGAVTPVLNWLQSLPEEELDAIPSLRVMYASALLMTGRLSSVEQKLQAAEQALHGAVLDEKTRDLIGHIASIRAMLAVSKHQADPIAAESRRALEYLHPDNLAVRAAAAWTLGYAYQLQGEQGLAGAAYNEALSVSKRIGHVMISIMATLGRGNIQEAENRLPAAAGSYLQVLEWAGDPPLPVACEAHLGLARIYYEWNEWDTALMHVQQSILLAGQFEDSDREVAGKVLLAKLKLARGAVSEAAAILEQADDFARQRQYWTQIPHIAAVQVPVMLRQGNLEAAAILAEQHGLPLSLAKVNLALGDAAAALAVLEPVLRQTAVKGRQDERLKGMILYAAALYKCGDNSGAAHTLAEAMRIAEPGGCIRSFVDEGPEAERLLRGSEIPGEMLDYRRKLLAAFAAETPETLEILTSSQTGASRHHIRPDQPLFEKLSRRELEILQLIAQGLSNREIGDRMFLALSTVKGYNRNIFDKLQVSRRTEAIARARMLGLL; encoded by the coding sequence ATGACAATAACCATTGTATCTGCCAAACTGTTTATCCCCCCGGCCAGGTCAAAATCCGTTGTCCGTCCGCGTCTGCTGGAGCGGCTTAACGGGAGCTTGCAAGGCAAGCTGACCGTCCTCTCGGCCGCTGCCGGTTATGGTAAAACTACACTCGCCAGTGAATGGCTCGCTGTCTGCGGACGCAGAGCGACATGGCTGTCGCTGGATGCGGGAGACAATGATCCTGCACGTTTTCTCACGTATCTGTTCGCCGCTTGCCGGTCAATCGGGGTGAACATCGGGGAGGGTGTATTTGCTGTGCTTCAATCCCCGCAACCACCGCCAGCCGAATCGCTGCTGACGGCACTGTTGAATGAAATTAGCTCTGATTCTGAACCTTCCATACTCGTCCTTGACGATTACCATGTGATTACTGCCGAACCAGTTAACCAAGCCGTTGCTTTTCTGCTTGAACATCTGCCGCCGCAGATGCATCTGGTCATCGCCACACGCGAAGATCCGCCGCTGCCTTTGCCAAGACTCCGGGTTCGGCATCAATTGACTGAACTGCGCGCTGCTGACCTGCGGTTCAACGCCGCTGAAGCTGCTGAATTTCTGGGCGGGGTGATGGGTCTCACGCTTTCCGCTAAAGATGTCATGCTCCTTGAATCCCGCACCGAAGGCTGGATTGCCGGCCTGCAATTGGCCGCTCTCTCCATGCAGGGGCGCAATGACACCACCGGTTTCATCCAATCATTCACCGGCAGCCATAAGTTTGTCCTGGATTATCTGATCGAAGAAGTGCTGCAGCAGCAGCCCGCAAGCATACAGGCTTTTTTGCAGTTCACATCGGTTCTGGACAAAATGTGCGGCCCGCTGTGTGATGCTGTTCTGGGTAAAGACTCCGAAGGAGCATCCCGTTCTACCGGCCAACGGACTTTAGAATATCTTGAACATGCGAATCTGTTCCTCATCCCTTTGGACAACGAAAGACGCTGGTACCGCTATCACCATCTCTTCGCGGATTTGCTGCGGGAGCGGCTGAATCAAGGCTTCTTCCCGTCAGAAGGGGGGAAGGAAAAAACCGTTTCTGAATTACATCTCCGGGCCAGTCAGTGGTATGAGGACAACGGTTTTGAACTTGAAGCGTTTCATCATGCAGCCGCTGCCGGAGATACCAGACGCGCCGCCCGGTTGACAGAAGGTGAAGGGATGCCGCTGCTTTTTCGCGGAGCAGTAACTCCTGTACTGAACTGGCTGCAATCTTTGCCGGAGGAAGAACTGGATGCAATTCCTTCGTTGCGGGTGATGTATGCCTCCGCACTCCTGATGACAGGACGGCTTTCCAGTGTTGAACAGAAGCTGCAAGCTGCCGAACAAGCGCTGCACGGTGCTGTGCTGGACGAGAAAACCCGTGATCTTATAGGACACATTGCCTCCATACGTGCTATGCTCGCCGTCAGCAAACACCAGGCTGATCCTATTGCTGCTGAGTCGCGCCGCGCCTTGGAATATCTGCACCCTGACAATCTGGCGGTCCGCGCAGCGGCTGCATGGACGCTGGGGTATGCTTATCAGCTCCAAGGAGAGCAAGGCTTGGCCGGTGCAGCCTATAACGAAGCCTTATCGGTCAGCAAGAGGATTGGACATGTCATGATCTCGATTATGGCGACGCTTGGCCGGGGAAATATACAGGAAGCCGAGAACCGGTTACCGGCTGCGGCTGGGAGCTATCTGCAGGTGCTGGAATGGGCAGGTGATCCGCCGCTGCCGGTTGCTTGCGAAGCACACCTGGGATTAGCGCGGATTTATTATGAATGGAACGAATGGGACACGGCTTTGATGCATGTTCAACAGAGTATTCTGCTTGCCGGGCAATTTGAGGACAGTGACCGGGAGGTTGCAGGCAAAGTATTGCTCGCAAAGCTGAAGCTTGCGCGGGGAGCGGTGAGCGAAGCGGCCGCGATTCTGGAGCAAGCGGACGATTTCGCCCGCCAGCGTCAATACTGGACACAGATTCCCCATATTGCGGCTGTGCAGGTGCCGGTAATGCTTCGTCAAGGGAATCTGGAGGCAGCCGCTATCCTCGCGGAGCAACACGGGCTTCCCCTTAGCCTGGCCAAGGTAAATCTGGCTCTCGGAGACGCTGCTGCCGCATTGGCGGTGCTGGAGCCGGTGCTAAGGCAAACGGCGGTCAAAGGCCGCCAAGATGAACGGCTGAAAGGCATGATTCTCTATGCGGCTGCACTTTATAAGTGTGGAGATAACTCCGGGGCGGCGCATACACTGGCCGAGGCTATGAGGATTGCTGAGCCGGGCGGATGTATCCGGAGCTTTGTCGATGAGGGGCCGGAAGCCGAAAGGCTGCTGCGCGGGTCAGAGATTCCTGGGGAAATGCTGGACTACCGGAGGAAGCTGCTGGCTGCATTTGCAGCGGAGACACCGGAGACACTGGAGATACTGACCTCCAGCCAAACGGGGGCCTCCCGGCATCATATCCGGCCTGATCAGCCCCTTTTCGAAAAACTGAGCAGGCGGGAGCTCGAAATCCTGCAGCTCATTGCCCAAGGCCTCTCGAACCGCGAAATTGGGGACCGGATGTTTCTTGCACTCAGTACCGTTAAGGGCTATAACCGCAATATCTTTGACAAACTTCAGGTTTCGCGGCGTACAGAGGCGATAGCGCGGGCACGTATGCTGGGTTTATTGTAA